The following are encoded in a window of Gymnogyps californianus isolate 813 unplaced genomic scaffold, ASM1813914v2 HiC_scaffold_32, whole genome shotgun sequence genomic DNA:
- the LOC127028441 gene encoding putative methyltransferase-like protein 7A — MVLVPLLQRGIQLLLLPIHVLACLGLWDSFYKKVFPYIMAKVAPIYNHKVYKQKQELFSNLRKFAGPSGQLMLLEIGTGTGTNFQFYPPGCRLTCTDPNPHFRKFLLKSLSENRHLKLEHSVVASGEDLHQIPDGTMDVVVCTLVLCSVTNVKKVLTEVLRVLRLGGAFYFLEHVAADHSSWIYFWQKVCDPVWKYFGDGCSLSRETQKELEKTNFSELNLRRIHVTPYWIPTSPHIIGYAVK; from the exons ATGGTGCTcgtccccctgctccagcgaGGCATCCAGCTCCTCCTCTTGCCCATCCATGTTCTTGCCTGCCTGGGCTTATGGGACTCCTTCTATAAGAAAGTCTTCCCATATATCATGGCGAAGGTGGCGCCCATCTACAACCATAAGGTCTACAAGCAGAAACAAGAGCTGTTCAGCAACTTAAGAAAATTTGCAGGACCTTCGGGCCAGCTCATGTTGCTGGAAATCGGCACGGGCACTGGCACCAATTTCCAGTTCTACCCACCAGGCTGCCGGCTGACGTGCACTGACCCTAATCCCCATTTCAGAAAGTTCCTCCTCAAGAGTCTCTCGGAGAACCGGCACCTTAAACTTGAACATTCGGTGGTTGCTTCTGGCGAGGATCTGCATCAAATACCGGACGGCACCATGGATGTGGTGGTGTGCACCTTAGTGCTGTGCTCCGTGACCAACGTCAAGAAAGTCCTGACAGAGGTTTTGCGAGTGCTCAGGCTG GGTGGAGCTTTCTACTTCTTGGAGCATGTGGCTGCAGATCATTCCAGTTGGATCTACTTTTGGCAAAAGGTCTGTGACCCAGTCTGGAAGTATTTTGGAGATGGGTGTTCCTTGAGCAGAGAGACAcagaaggagctggagaaaACTAATTTCTCAGAACTGAATTTGAGGCGCATCCATGTCACACCTTACTGGATTCCTACTAGTCCTCATATCATTGGGtatgcagtaaaataa